The following are encoded together in the Myxococcota bacterium genome:
- a CDS encoding radical SAM protein → MSRGTSDADLGVYIHVPFCERVCPYCDFAVVGVGTLAESDEQELVELLLLEWGRWREALAGRALASVYFGGGTPSLLRAKSVGRLLEALAADLSLAPDAEITVELNPGQLEVSRVPELRAA, encoded by the coding sequence GTGAGTCGAGGTACAAGCGACGCCGACCTCGGCGTCTACATTCACGTTCCGTTCTGCGAGCGGGTGTGCCCGTACTGCGACTTTGCGGTCGTGGGCGTGGGGACGCTGGCGGAGTCGGACGAGCAGGAGCTGGTGGAGCTCTTGCTCCTGGAATGGGGGCGCTGGCGCGAGGCGCTGGCCGGCCGGGCGCTCGCCAGCGTGTACTTCGGCGGGGGCACGCCATCGCTCCTGCGCGCGAAGTCGGTCGGGCGCTTGCTCGAGGCGCTCGCGGCCGACCTTTCGCTCGCGCCCGACGCCGAGATCACGGTCGAGCTGAACCCGGGCCAGCTCGAGGTCTCGCGCGTGCCCGAGCTGCGCGCCGCG